From the genome of Nitrospirota bacterium, one region includes:
- a CDS encoding tetratricopeptide repeat protein — protein MHKATQFLFSGDIDTAEKEFLFTLSLNSRLHRAHFGLGLVYLQKNKIESAEKSFRAALEIEPDYAPAFRGLGQVFELKKDFSGAVLNYQKAISLESKNKAFATDVAISRFRLSQIGETPEIALSVADLLRKGAAFLKDKKKEEALKEYQRALEQVPANLEALENAAVLLFETGRADRSLELFKKIVSIDPNILLAHLFIGNIDEGLGRIGEAWEEFQLIMQIGGKTPGLEEVSKARERLDQMGPSREAAVEVDKRMKNGIQLYEKEDLEGSQKEYETVLQIVPKNVKAKFGLGSILYKKEEFSRAKKLFIETVEIDPDLLRAYFLLGKIYLQEKEIKLAFEAFTKVKELEKKSINAISFKKEIEEAEKELAAMGNDLTTGLKIGKLISEGNDLKTKEEYEGARKKFREALALSPDNMTILENLGLIDLRETSLDLEEARQVFEKMTALQPDLPAPRLELGIIETSRENYEKAIFQFQEAIRLGQLDKKGSEIVEKAKKLLGQLGETKEKAEQVAVYLKSGNKHFQEEKWGEAEKDYRKALEIIPGQTRALYSLSLIQLAQKQGQEAEKTLRTLLTYDPDHLEAHLQLGLMLGARGEYQKGAKELETVLTLGKEGKPVQTAKKELDALKQKAEGEEHFNAGIGTIKNLDELEKNKKNLSAENFVNEKTSLVEKMVRELESAIKLNRDNPYYYYNLGFAYVQKFDLVSAEYVFKKAIEIKPDLLIAHFRLAVLYDLAGAPDSSLKEYERVIELGKPEDEEVKEAKLKEAELKTKIAVNEEAKGYAVIGSFLFSVGKFKEAGPLLTKATELALGNADFWYNLGTYDEAIKRDDLAEKDYAEAIRTGPNLPKPYFYLGIIQEKKGKIKEAYENFKNANRYEVNKTSPEASLTRQRIDFYEKRLSGSLSLTLLNLDSNANGSDSDPVGDGSTAYGLSLKYFHYKSLKLLLSTNFSSFNSVYYYSQILTNSERVSFESKWVDLKGFDLSLAPSLSVNFGSGGISGWNSQLSLDLQENKSSGRWFDFVITHVDYTYSVSAGNSFLNSIQSGISWTLQKDRFFSGALTTVIGLENRDVAARDDSNVSWNGSVTYRQPLFVSLINYLSGSLTVGYGQTYFKNPDSSTLQDGRGEVFRKNQSLDLSGALSYFLFKNISLSGSAGYHMISSSLPVKIDRDINDIRNGLTSSNGGYRKVTIGLSLFYSF, from the coding sequence TTGCATAAAGCGACCCAATTTTTGTTTTCCGGAGATATCGACACGGCGGAAAAAGAATTTTTATTTACCCTCTCCCTTAATTCCAGATTGCACCGGGCCCATTTTGGTTTAGGGCTGGTCTATCTTCAAAAAAACAAGATTGAATCCGCGGAAAAATCGTTTCGGGCGGCCCTTGAAATTGAGCCTGATTACGCGCCTGCCTTTAGGGGGCTGGGGCAGGTTTTTGAACTGAAAAAAGATTTTTCCGGCGCCGTCTTGAATTATCAGAAAGCGATCTCTCTGGAAAGCAAAAACAAGGCGTTTGCGACCGATGTGGCTATTTCCCGGTTTCGTCTTTCCCAGATAGGCGAAACCCCTGAAATCGCTCTTTCCGTGGCGGACTTGCTCCGAAAAGGGGCGGCTTTTCTAAAAGATAAAAAAAAGGAAGAGGCTTTAAAAGAATATCAAAGGGCGCTGGAACAGGTTCCAGCGAATCTGGAAGCCCTTGAAAACGCGGCGGTTCTTTTGTTCGAAACGGGAAGGGCAGATCGATCTCTGGAACTTTTTAAAAAAATTGTTTCAATCGATCCTAACATTCTTCTGGCTCACCTCTTTATCGGAAACATTGACGAGGGGTTGGGGAGAATCGGAGAGGCATGGGAAGAGTTCCAATTGATTATGCAGATCGGAGGTAAAACACCCGGACTCGAAGAGGTGTCCAAAGCCAGGGAAAGGCTTGACCAGATGGGGCCTTCAAGAGAGGCGGCGGTCGAAGTCGATAAACGGATGAAAAACGGGATTCAACTTTATGAGAAAGAAGATCTGGAAGGATCTCAAAAAGAGTATGAAACCGTTCTTCAGATCGTCCCGAAAAATGTAAAAGCCAAATTCGGGCTCGGCTCGATATTATATAAAAAGGAGGAGTTCTCCAGGGCCAAAAAACTATTTATAGAGACGGTCGAAATCGATCCCGATCTCTTAAGAGCTTATTTTCTCCTCGGGAAAATTTACCTGCAGGAAAAAGAAATTAAATTGGCGTTTGAAGCGTTTACCAAAGTCAAAGAGTTAGAAAAAAAATCGATCAACGCGATCTCCTTTAAAAAAGAGATTGAAGAGGCTGAAAAAGAGCTTGCCGCGATGGGTAACGATCTGACCACCGGGTTAAAAATCGGCAAATTGATCTCCGAAGGAAACGACCTTAAAACAAAAGAGGAGTACGAGGGGGCAAGAAAAAAGTTTCGCGAGGCGTTAGCCCTGTCGCCCGATAATATGACGATTTTGGAAAACCTCGGATTGATCGACCTTCGTGAGACCTCCCTCGATCTTGAGGAAGCGCGCCAGGTTTTCGAGAAAATGACCGCCCTTCAGCCCGACCTTCCCGCGCCCCGGCTCGAGCTGGGGATCATAGAAACCAGCCGGGAAAATTATGAAAAGGCCATTTTTCAGTTTCAAGAGGCGATACGCCTCGGTCAATTGGATAAAAAAGGGTCTGAAATTGTGGAGAAAGCGAAAAAGCTTCTCGGTCAATTGGGTGAGACCAAAGAGAAAGCTGAACAGGTCGCGGTTTATTTAAAGAGCGGGAACAAGCATTTTCAAGAAGAAAAATGGGGAGAAGCTGAAAAAGATTACCGGAAGGCGCTTGAGATCATTCCCGGCCAGACCCGTGCCCTTTATTCCTTGTCGCTCATCCAATTGGCGCAAAAGCAGGGGCAGGAGGCCGAAAAGACCCTGAGAACGCTTTTGACCTACGATCCTGATCATCTGGAAGCCCATTTACAGCTCGGTTTAATGTTGGGGGCCCGGGGAGAATATCAAAAAGGGGCGAAAGAGCTCGAAACGGTTTTAACCCTGGGAAAAGAAGGAAAACCGGTTCAGACGGCCAAAAAAGAGCTGGACGCTTTAAAACAAAAAGCCGAAGGGGAAGAGCATTTCAACGCGGGGATCGGGACGATAAAGAATCTGGATGAATTGGAAAAAAATAAAAAAAACCTTTCCGCGGAGAACTTCGTGAATGAAAAAACGAGCCTGGTCGAAAAGATGGTCCGGGAGTTAGAGTCCGCGATTAAATTGAACCGGGATAACCCCTATTACTACTATAACCTCGGATTTGCCTATGTTCAGAAGTTCGATCTGGTTTCCGCGGAATATGTCTTTAAAAAAGCCATCGAAATAAAACCCGATCTCCTGATCGCCCATTTCCGCCTGGCGGTCCTCTATGATCTGGCGGGAGCGCCCGACTCCTCTCTCAAGGAGTATGAACGGGTGATCGAGCTGGGGAAACCGGAAGATGAAGAGGTGAAGGAAGCGAAGTTAAAAGAGGCCGAGTTGAAAACGAAAATCGCCGTCAATGAAGAAGCCAAAGGGTATGCAGTAATCGGTTCTTTTCTCTTTAGCGTCGGAAAATTCAAGGAGGCGGGGCCCCTTCTGACCAAAGCGACCGAACTCGCTCTGGGAAACGCCGACTTCTGGTATAACCTCGGAACCTATGACGAGGCGATTAAACGGGATGATCTGGCTGAAAAGGATTATGCGGAGGCGATCCGGACAGGCCCCAACTTGCCGAAGCCCTATTTTTATCTTGGAATCATCCAGGAGAAAAAAGGAAAAATTAAAGAGGCCTACGAGAATTTTAAAAACGCCAACCGCTACGAAGTGAATAAAACCTCTCCGGAAGCCTCTTTAACCCGGCAGAGGATTGATTTTTATGAAAAGAGACTGTCGGGATCTCTCTCTTTAACCCTCCTGAACCTCGACAGCAACGCCAACGGCTCTGATTCAGACCCGGTGGGAGATGGATCGACCGCCTACGGCCTCAGCTTGAAATATTTTCATTATAAGTCGCTGAAGCTTTTGCTTTCGACCAATTTCAGCTCGTTTAATTCCGTTTATTACTATTCCCAGATTCTCACGAATAGTGAACGGGTTTCTTTTGAAAGCAAATGGGTTGATCTGAAAGGGTTTGATCTCTCTCTGGCCCCGTCTCTGTCGGTTAATTTTGGAAGCGGCGGAATTTCAGGCTGGAACAGTCAACTTTCATTGGATTTACAGGAAAACAAAAGCTCGGGCCGCTGGTTTGATTTTGTCATAACCCACGTTGACTATACCTACTCGGTTTCCGCCGGCAATTCATTTTTAAATTCTATCCAGTCGGGAATCAGCTGGACTCTCCAGAAGGACCGGTTTTTTTCGGGAGCTTTAACAACCGTGATCGGGCTTGAAAACAGAGATGTGGCAGCCAGAGACGATAGCAACGTATCCTGGAATGGTTCCGTGACCTACCGCCAGCCCCTTTTTGTTTCTTTAATCAATTATTTGAGCGGATCATTGACCGTTGGATACGGGCAAACTTATTTTAAAAATCCCGACTCTTCAACCTTGCAGGATGGCCGGGGAGAGGTCTTTAGAAAAAATCAGTCCCTGGATCTTTCCGGCGCTCTTTCCTATTTTCTTTTTAAAAACATTTCGCTTTCCGGGTCCGCGGGCTATCATATGATTTCTTCCAGTTTGCCCGTCAAAATTGATCGGGACATCAATGATATCCGTAACGGTCTGACCTCGTCTAACGGGGGTTACCGAAAGGTTACGATTGGATTGAGCCTCTTTTACTCATTTTAA